The nucleotide sequence CAAATTACCGTTTTGATTTCGAGATAGTCAGGGCAAGCGAAGAAACAAGCCCGGGCGTTTTAGGTCTGTCGCTCACCGACCGCAGGGAACGGGCGATATGGGGAGAAGCAGCGCGGCCGGCAAAAGGCGTGGAGGTAGTCGGCCTTTCCCGCAAGGGCGCGGCAAAGAAAGCCGGTCTTTTGCCTGGCGACAACATCATAAAAATAGACGGCCTGGCAATAGACAATACTGATGAATTTGTTTTTTATGTCAACAAGAAAGCAGCCGGCGAGTCCATAACGATCACCTATCTGCGCGGCGGCGCGGAATACGCCGCCACGGCAAAACTGGGCAAAGCTTGACCGGCGGCCGCCGCGCCGGGCGCCCTGAGGAGAGGTTATGGAAGCGGCAATAACCAGCCTGGCCAATCCTGTGGTCAAAGAAGCGGCCGGGCTGCTGCAAAAAAAATATCGCGACAAACGCCGGGCTTTTTTGCTGGAAGGCTGGAAAAACGTCAGTGAGGCCATAACGGCGGGGCTTTGCCCGCAGAGAGTTTTTTTTGACCCTTCCGCCCTGCCGTCAAGCGCCGTAGCGTTTTTAAAGGAAACCGACATGGCGGCGGGAACCGACTTGCTTGCGGTATCCGGCGGAATCATCAGGAAACTTTCCGATACCAAAACGCCGCAGCCGATAGTGGCGGTTTTTGACAAGTTTTCCTTTGCCTTGCGCGACATTCCCCTGCACGGCGAAAGTTTCGTCATCGTGGCGGACGGGCTTAAAGACCCCGGCAACCTTGGCGCGATCATCCGCACTGCGGACGCCGCCGGAATTGACGCGGTCATCCTCGCGGAAAACTGCGTCGATCTTTTTGCGCCGAAAACCCTGCGCGCGGCTATGGGTTCGGCCTTTCACCTGCCGGTGCTGGCGGGCTTTGCCAACACGGACATTCTTGCTTGGCTGCGCGCTCAGGCGTTCGCCATTTTCGCCGCCGTCCCCCGCGCCGCGCAAACCGTCTATCAGGCGGACTTTTCCGGCCGCGCGGCGGTCGTTCTGGGCAGCGAGACGCAAGGGGTGAACGATTTTTTCGCGCAGGCCGCCGCGCATACAGTGTCCATACCCA is from Acidaminococcales bacterium and encodes:
- a CDS encoding RNA methyltransferase; the encoded protein is MEAAITSLANPVVKEAAGLLQKKYRDKRRAFLLEGWKNVSEAITAGLCPQRVFFDPSALPSSAVAFLKETDMAAGTDLLAVSGGIIRKLSDTKTPQPIVAVFDKFSFALRDIPLHGESFVIVADGLKDPGNLGAIIRTADAAGIDAVILAENCVDLFAPKTLRAAMGSAFHLPVLAGFANTDILAWLRAQAFAIFAAVPRAAQTVYQADFSGRAAVVLGSETQGVNDFFAQAAAHTVSIPMKGRAESLNAAVAAALFIYKARGGG